In a genomic window of Vespula vulgaris chromosome 13, iyVesVulg1.1, whole genome shotgun sequence:
- the LOC127068368 gene encoding uncharacterized protein LOC127068368 isoform X3, whose protein sequence is MEVENTAKRDDVQRLTDDSEKVTEENKESNIENIDRESSSYFISTENVEEKLPDVETRQSYTNSTLSEQTEKENLTLNDNSDKRNIDKEHSGNFSSLDNKDYDEECKTDSTEKKIEDASNIQTPQPPLVFTIDFGNNKEVDKVKYQNLFERYNARHRRNLSTSKVEVSGKKGSALMSPNLVQKQKIPSTHSEGYFSSEDDTKRKTDSLTEKLKQLSTKCIHRTHSLSKKSDIDFKLRDAPNKQELMTRSCDEHTGDAKLSRQNLSLELDYASKSNMKTYWTSQKSATINDLSHVEACNYDDDSNEKSYTKNIEYIASDNTYDDENYFEASMNSYSQKTSNINYTLNDYNFENPIPKDINLSSSVSCTMDLNISNIEEDTNLDVFNVSNIDVGSDGAVSEAGTYTIHKDYTDEEKARMDIDKVFSVGVLTEEENNESYVHSFKMSISRDNNTWISEWATQVAEHNSLPPAIGGPTGRTPPLSPSKIPSPIHSKSPRMARYRHEPSDNSMDTESYLRIKERIDLISNQHSLIDSGGESDEDTSNSYNTPPHSSQRTPVHNSLARRSSLSESLFRRINTNDNRRSVRKYYNSDKSKTEDGGTELLKSPSRTLASLYLGRRSSSLDRKDYTSDTTESNTSRKNSMKYSTKDDAKHTNSPVLNRLRPSTPKLTNSPIASRKTSSMKIINSPMLERAKHLTKSMPQAKNIGYFTCVENSPYMLRKSNSATNYHEGSSIHNKEISVSSGIPRNCLELQRQLNIQRSSSNASIGNIKSQAILSRHSSFNSSDVDRISTRNKFLVASDSSSETGEQQSKSPIHPISSGIKFNRAFSIRRARLNCESDTTPNTTPEERRRKAQTDVKATTSINKQQSYQRGRTSSVSAFNKDALKASEPSKSRTPSISRNDACRVCIRAPKSSYHASTGQRSAQKSNKETKNSGRSNSTLTSKEVEFQNWKRRKSYDPMKAAAEGRKKLVDGSKKHHSTEDSSGNHDNSVLRSASFHGTGGTLSLANEWSDNELNYSQDENQAPPPCSLQLESDSDLETSSYLQTTQNVVSAMSARMTGYHPSLADSDNESDDDTSQSLHQNTSKVTHQPSDTETSDEQHVTQPPISNTKYNRAFSLRRARLEPQPTKSMNSSMNKPKVAQETRAKLEHNTSINRTDSGRFSMRANRISSAGLKGKPKETKKPVIPNAREVEMQNWKRRKSYDPMKAALEGRKKASLSKKCTNSNLSPRTDSDR, encoded by the exons ATGGAAGTGGAGAACACAGCCAAACGGGACGATGTTCAACGTTTAACAGATGATTCCGAAAAAGTTactgaagaaaataaagagagtaATATCGAGAATATCGATAGAGAATCATCatcgtattttatatcaactgaaaatgtagaagaaaaattaccTGACGTGGAAACTCGTCAGTCCTATACAAATTCCACGTTAAGtgaacaaacagaaaaagagaatctcACATTGAATGATAATTCAGATAAGAGAAATATTGACAAGGAACATTCAGGAAATTTTTCCTCCTTAGATAATAAAGATTACGATGAGGAATGTAAGACTGATTCGAcggaaaagaagatagaagatgcTAGTAATATTCAAACGCCTCAACCTCCATTAGTATTTACAATTGACTTTGGTAACAACAAAGAAGTTGACAAAGTCAAATATCAGAATCTATTTGAGAGATACAATGCAAGACATAGACGAAATCTTTCTACATCTAAG gTAGAAGTAagtgggaaaaaaggaagtgcGTTAATGTCTCCTAACTTGGTACAAAAGCAAAAGATTCCTAGTACCCATTCTGAAGGTTATTTCAGCAGCGAAGATGATACAAAACGCAAAACCGATTCATTGACAGAAAAGTTAAAACAactaa GTACAAAATGCATTCATAGAACGCATTCTCTCTCAAAGAAATCAGATATTGATTTCAAATTACGTGATGCACCAAATAAACAAGAATTAATGACAAGGTCTTGTGATGAACATACAGGAGATGCGAAATTATCGCGGCAAAATCTTTCATTGGAACTTGATTATGCGTCAAAGTCTAACATGAAAACATATTGGACATCTCAAAAATCCGCAACTATCAATGATTTAAGTCATGTTGAAGCATGTAATTATGATGATGActcaaatgaaaaatcatatacaaagaatatagaatatattgcCAGCGACAATACATACgatgatgaaaattattttgaagcATCTATGAATAGCTATTCCCAGAAAAcgtcaaatattaattatactttaaacgattataattttgaaaatccaATTCCAAAAGATATCAATTTGTCTAGCAGTGTTAGTTGTACCATGGATTTAAATATTAGCAACATAGAAGAAGATACAAATTTAGATGTATTTAATGTGAGTAACATTGATGTCGGTTCTGATGGAGCAGTAAGTGAGGCTGGAACATACACCATTCATAAAGATTATACagatgaagaaaaagcaagGATGGATATCGATAAAGTTTTCAGTGTCGGCGTTTtaacggaagaagaaaataatgaatcttATGTTCATAGTTTTAAG atgAGTATTTCACGGGATAATAATACATGGATATCAGAGTGGGCTACTCAAGTTGCAGAACATAATTCTTTACCACCAGCAATTGGCGGTCCTACTGGTCGTACTCCTCCTTTAAGTCCATCAAAGATACCATCTCCAATCCATTCTAAAAGTCCAAGAATGGCACGTTATCgacat GAACCAAGCGATAACAGTATGGACACAGAATCATATCTACggataaaggaaagaatagaTTTAATATCGAACCAACATAGCTTAATTGATTCTGGTGGTGAATCTGATGAGGACACAAGCAATAGTTATAATACACCACCACATAGCTCGCAACGAACACCAGTACATAATTCTCTAGCAAGGCGTAGTAGTCTGTCTGAATCTTTATTCAGAAGAATTAATACCAATGATAATCGAAGAAGTGttcgtaaatattataactCAGATAAATCAAAGACTGAAGATGGTGGTACAGAGTTATTAAAGAGTCCGTCCCGAACTTTAGCATCTCTTTATTTGGGAAGGAGAAGTAGTTCCTTGGACAG AAAAGATTACACTTCCGATACTACAGAATCAAACACGTCCAGAAAAAATAGTATGAAATATTCTACCAAGGATGATGCCAAACATACCAATAGTCCTGTTTTAAATCGCCTAAGGCCGTCTACACCAAAATTAACAAACAGTCCTATTGCATCTCGTAAAACATcatcaatgaaaattattaattcgcCTATGTTAGAAAGAGCTAAACATTTGACAAAATCTATGCCACAAGCAAAAAATATAGGATATTTTACTTGCGTTGAAAATAG TCCGTATATGTTAAGAAAATCAAATAGCGCTACCAATTATCATGAAGGAAGTTCTAttcataataaagaaatttctgtAAGTTCTGGGATACCACGAAATTGTCTTGAATTGCAACGGCAGTTAAATATACAAAGATCATCAAGTAATGCTAGTAttggaaatataaaatctcAGGCCATACTATCTCGACATAGTAGCTTTAATAGTAGTGATGTGGATAGAATTTCTACTAGGAATAAATTCCTTGTTGCTTCCGATAGTAGCAGTGAAACTGGAGAACAACAATCAAAATCTCCTATACATCCTATTTCTTCTGGGATTAAATTCAATAGAGCATTTAGCATAAGAAGAGCAAG attaaatTGTGAATCTGATACAACACCAAATACGACGCCAGAAGAAAGACGTCGAAAAGCTCAGACTGATGTTAAGGCTACAAcatcaataaataaacagcAAAGTTATCAACGTGGAAGAACAAGTAGTGTTAGTGCTTTCAATAAAGATGCATTAAAAGCATCAGAACCCTCAAAATCCAGAACACCATCTATTTCCAGGAATGATGCTTGCAGAGTATGCATAAGAGCACCAAAAAGTTCTTAC CATGCTTCTACTGGACAAAGAAGTGCACAGAAATCTAACAAAGAAACTAAAAACTCTGGTAGAAGTAATTCAACGCTTACATCAAAAGAGGTAGAGTTTCAAaattggaaaagaagaaaaagttatgATCCGATGAAAGCAGCTgcagaaggaagaaaaaaacttgTTGATGGTTCGAAAAAACATCACAGTACTGAAGATAGCTCCGGaaa tCATGATAATTCTGTGTTACGCTCAGCTAGTTTTCATGGAACCGGTGGTACTCTTTCATTAGCAAATGAGTGGTCtgataatgaattaaattacTCTCAAGATGAAAATCAAGCACCTCCTCCGTGTAGCCTACAATTG GAAAGCGATAGCGATCTAGAAACCTCATCATATTTACAAACAACTCAAAATGTTGTCTCAGCAATGTCAGCACGTATGACAGGATATCATCCATCATTAGCAGATTCTGACAATGAAAGCGATGATGATACCAGTCAAAGTTTACATCAAAACACGTCAAAAGTAACCCATCAACCTAGTGACACAGAAACAAGTGATGAACAACATGTTACACAACCCCCAATTTCTAATACTAAATATAATAGAGCATTtag TTTACGTAGGGCAAGACTAGAACCACAACCAACAAAATCAATGAATTCAAGTATGAATAAACCCAAAGTTGCACAGGAAACACGTGCGAAGTTAGAACATAACACTAGTATAAATAGAACTGATTCAGGACGTTTCAGCATGCGAGCTAATAGAATCTCAAGTGCT ggCCTTAAAGGTAAGccaaaggaaacaaagaaaccTGTTATACCAAATGCAAGAGAAGTAGAAATGCAAAATTGGAAACGTCGTAAGAGTTATGATCCCATGAAAGCAGCATTAGAAGGACGAAAGAAAGCTAGTTTATCAAAGAAATGTACTAATTCAAATCTCTCACCAAG GACTGATAGCGATCGATAA